Part of the Paenibacillus antri genome is shown below.
TTCGTCGGGCTCGCTGCAGCCGTCTCACGTGCTGCGCGCGATGGGGGTGCCGGACGAGCGGCTTCGCTCCGCGGTTCGGTTCAGCTTCGGCATGGGCAATTGCCTCAATTCTGTAACATTTGCCGCGGAAAAAGTCGCAACGCTCGCGAAACGACTTACGTATAAGTGATGCAAGGCCGCGCGCTCCGCTTGCGAATCCTTTTTCCAACGAACGTTTCGGAACGATTAAATCCATGTCCCGTTGGGAATAAATAGAATCAATACTTTGTTGGCAGAAGGTGGTATCCATATGATGCGTTGTCCGAATTGCAATTCGAAAGATATCGGGAAGATCGGCTCCCATCAATTTTATTGCTGGGGCTGCTTCATCGAACTGACCGTGAACGGCGAGAAGATGTCCGTCTACCAAGTGGAAGAGGACGGCACGCTCAGCTCGCTGGACGATTTGTTTTTCCCGGAAGAAGAGATGCCCGAAGTTCACGCGAACTGACGGCGACGCTCGCGATAGTCGTTCCCGCCTCTCGCGGACAAGCCTCTCGGCTTGCCGCGGGAGGTTTTTTTTCGTCCGCGCCTACATATACTGTTACCCAAACCAACTTTCGGACAAGTGGGGGGCGTCTGGCGGTGGAGCAATGGGTCAGAAGCAAATGGTTCGCCGCGCTCGTCTTCGCGCTGTTGTCGCTCGGCGTCGTCTATATGATTCTTCTGATCGGTCCGGCGATCGCGGCGGTGTTCGGCTTTCTGAAGACGGTGCTGCTGCCGTTCGTCGTCGCGTTGATCGTCTCGTACGTGCTGAACCCGATCGTCGGGGCGTTGAACCGCCGCAAGGTGCCGCGAACGATCGCGGTGCTGCTCATCTACGCGGTGTTTATTTTATCGGTGACCGTCGTGCTCATGAACGTCATTCCGATGTTCGTAAAGCAGCTGAACGAGCTGAACGAGCATCTGCCGGAGTTCACGATGCGGGCGCAGAGCATGATCGTCGAGATGAACCGGAACGACTTCCTGCCGGAGGGCGTGCGGATGGGAATCAATAACGCGTTATACGAGGCGGAGCAGCAGCTGGCGGCGTCGATCGCGGACGTGATCGGCCGGCTCGGGGCGACGGTCGGCGCGTTGTTCGTCGCGTTCGTGATCCCTTTTTTGGCGTTTTATATGTTGAAGGATTTCCAGCTGATCGAGAAAACGGTGCTTACGTTCGTACCCACGAACCACAAGCGCCGCACGATCCGCCTCGTCACCGACATCGACAAGGCGCTCGGCAATTACATCCGCGGGCAGCTGATCGTGTGCGTCATTATCGGCGTCCTGGCGTACGTCGGCTATTGGCTGATCGGCGTGCCGTATCCGCTGCTGCTGGCGGCGCTCGTCGCGTTGTTCAACATTATCCCATACTTGGGTCCGTTCATCGGCGCGGCGCCGGCGATCGTCGTGGCATCGACCGTATCGCTGAAGATGGTGATGCTCGTCATCGTCGTCAATTTCGCCTGCCAGCTGATCGAGAGCAATATCGTCTCGCCGCAGGTCGTCGGACGTTCGCTTCATATGCACCCGCTCTTAATTATTTTCGCGCTGCTGGTCGGCGGGGAGCTCGGCGGCGTCGTCGGACTCATCCTCGCGGTGCCGACGTTCGCGGTAGGGAAAGTCATCTACCACCATGTGCGGTTATATTATAAGAACCGGAAGCCGGTGACGTGACGCACGCAAAAACCCCCGAGGCCGCGACGGCTTCGGGGGTCTTTGCGAGGTTTGCAACGATCGGTTTCGAAATCAGGGATAATGAAAATCATTATCAAAGGGATGTTTATAATTTACTATGCGTGTTTCGTTTTGTCAAGCCGACCGGTCTTGTTTTATAATAGGAAAAAGCTGCGCGCCGTGAAGCACACGCCGTTCGCCCTTCGGGGCGGGCGGCGTGTTTGTTTTTCCGGGGCGAGCGTACGTGGAGGAGGATTTTATTGGGATGGACAAAGGTTTCGCGGAGGCGCACGGACGATGGCTGGAACAGCATAAGCAATCGAGGGAGGGGGAGCGGTTAAGGCGGCTCGTCGATGGGCATGCGTATTT
Proteins encoded:
- a CDS encoding AI-2E family transporter, which gives rise to MEQWVRSKWFAALVFALLSLGVVYMILLIGPAIAAVFGFLKTVLLPFVVALIVSYVLNPIVGALNRRKVPRTIAVLLIYAVFILSVTVVLMNVIPMFVKQLNELNEHLPEFTMRAQSMIVEMNRNDFLPEGVRMGINNALYEAEQQLAASIADVIGRLGATVGALFVAFVIPFLAFYMLKDFQLIEKTVLTFVPTNHKRRTIRLVTDIDKALGNYIRGQLIVCVIIGVLAYVGYWLIGVPYPLLLAALVALFNIIPYLGPFIGAAPAIVVASTVSLKMVMLVIVVNFACQLIESNIVSPQVVGRSLHMHPLLIIFALLVGGELGGVVGLILAVPTFAVGKVIYHHVRLYYKNRKPVT